One part of the Flavobacterium johnsoniae UW101 genome encodes these proteins:
- the arsC gene encoding arsenate reductase (glutaredoxin) (This arsenate reductase requires both glutathione and glutaredoxin to convert arsenate to arsenite, after which the efflux transporter formed by ArsA and ArsB can extrude the arsenite from the cell, providing resistance.) has protein sequence MIQIYHNPRCGKSRNCLAFVEDTKQEYEIIPYLTETPSFDDLKELLKKLNLKPAELVRTKEKIWIENYKGKNLTEDETIQAMVDNPILIERPIVVKDGKAIIGRDLDKVASFLD, from the coding sequence ATGATACAAATTTACCATAACCCACGCTGTGGAAAATCAAGAAATTGTCTGGCTTTTGTTGAAGATACAAAACAAGAGTATGAAATAATTCCTTATTTAACAGAAACCCCAAGTTTTGACGATCTGAAAGAACTTCTTAAAAAACTAAATTTAAAACCAGCTGAATTAGTTCGAACAAAAGAAAAAATATGGATTGAAAACTACAAAGGGAAAAATTTAACTGAAGATGAAACGATTCAGGCTATGGTCGATAACCCAATTTTAATTGAAAGACCTATTGTTGTAAAAGACGGAAAAGCTATTATTGGACGAGATTTAGACAAAGTTGCTTCTTTTTTAGATTGA